A single region of the Blattabacterium cuenoti genome encodes:
- the rpmC gene encoding 50S ribosomal protein L29, whose amino-acid sequence MKNSYIKTLSINDLIKKIKIYEEDYQKIKFDHCLKMYKNPMEIRFLRKNIAKLKTELNKKNKL is encoded by the coding sequence ATGAAAAATTCATATATTAAAACTTTATCTATAAATGATTTAATTAAAAAAATTAAAATTTACGAAGAAGACTATCAAAAAATAAAATTTGATCATTGTTTAAAAATGTATAAAAATCCTATGGAAATAAGATTTTTAAGAAAAAATATAGCAAAATTAAAAACAGAACTAAATAAAAAAAATAAATTATAA
- the rplP gene encoding 50S ribosomal protein L16, which translates to MLQPKKTKYKKKQKGRIRGNSKKGIFLSRGLYGIKALEGAWITSRQLEAARVAATRYMKREGKLWINIFPDKPATKKPQEVRMGKGKGPVEFWVSVVKPGRILFEIDGVEMNVAKEALRLAAQKLPIKMRFIFSNDFSNEIKK; encoded by the coding sequence ATGTTACAACCAAAAAAAACAAAATATAAAAAAAAACAAAAAGGAAGAATTCGTGGAAATTCTAAGAAAGGAATTTTTCTTTCAAGAGGATTGTATGGAATTAAAGCTTTAGAAGGAGCTTGGATTACTTCTAGACAATTAGAAGCAGCAAGAGTTGCTGCTACTAGATATATGAAAAGAGAAGGAAAATTATGGATTAATATTTTTCCGGATAAACCAGCTACAAAAAAACCACAAGAAGTACGTATGGGAAAAGGAAAAGGCCCTGTAGAATTTTGGGTTTCTGTGGTAAAACCTGGAAGAATATTATTCGAAATAGATGGAGTAGAAATGAATGTAGCTAAAGAAGCTTTAAGATTAGCCGCTCAAAAACTTCCTATAAAAATGAGGTTTATTTTTTCTAATGATTTTTCTAATGAAATAAAAAAATGA